TGTTCAAGAAGTACAAGGAGACCGGCGTCTTCGACAAGAACGAGATCTACCCGTACATCACCGAAGGCATCGGCGAAGACTTCCTGCCCAAGAACGTGGACTTCAGCCTGATCGATCACTTCGAGAAGGTGACCGACCGCGACGCCGCGATCATGACCGGCCGCATCGCGCGCGAGGAAGGGATCTTCGCCGGCAACTCGGCGGGATCGGCGATGGCCGGCCTGCTGCAGCTGGCCGATCGGTTCAAGCCGGGCGAAACCGTGGTCGTGATCTTCCACGACCACGGCACGCGCTATCTCGGGAAGATGTACAACCCCGACTGGATGCGCGAAAAGGGCTTCATCGACCGCAAGGGCCTGACCGCGCGCGACCTCGTCGCCAACCGGCAGAAGGCGCCGCTGACGACCGTCGATCGCAACGACACCGTCGAGAAGGCCGCGCACATCCTGACCGAGCACGCCTACTCGCAGTTGCCCGTCACCGCGGACGGGCGCCTCGTCGGGTCGGTGAACGAGGGCTACCTGTATTCGGCGATCGTCAAGAACCCGGACGTCCTGCACGGCCGGGTGGAGACGATCATGCAGCCGGCCATTCCCTTCGCCGACATCTCGACGAGCGTGGACGCGCTGGCGGCAATGCTCACGCCGGAGAGCCCAGCGGTGCTGGTGAGGGACTTCAAGCTCGACGCGACCTACATCATCACGCGCTGGGACATCATCAAGGCGTTGGCGTAGGACCTATTCCAGCTTGCGGCCACGGGTTTCGGGGCCCAGCCAGAGCAGCACGACCACCACGACGCCGGCCGACAGGATGCAGGTGAGCATCGCCGTCCTGAGGTCGGTGCCGCCGTCCTGCAGCGCGCCGATCAAATACGGCGCGAAGGAACCAATGCCCACCCCGACGTGATACGTGAACCCGGTGCCGACGCCCCTGGCCTCGGTCGGGAACCGCTCCGACAGGTAGCCCGGCACGATGCCCCACGCCCCCGAGGCGAAGAAGCCGATCAACCAGGCGCCAAGCAGCAGCGCCCACGCGCTCGACGCAAACAGGAACATCGGCGCGGCCAGCAGGCCCAGCACGACGCCGAGCGTGGCGGCGCCGCGGCGGCCTCCCCACTTCTCTGACAGCGCGCCCAGCGCCACGGATCCAATCAACCCGCCCGCATTCAGCAGCAGCAGGAACGCCAGCGGCTGCTGCTTCAACACGCCGAGCAACGTCGGATACCAGAACGTGGTGGACTGGTACATCGACACGAAGCCGCCCATCAGCAGCGAGGTGTGAATGGTCGCCCACCGCACGTCCTTGTCGAACAGGCGCGCGAGCGAACTGCGGGTGGCCTGCCCCTGCTCCTTCATCTGGCGACGGCGCTCGACCCACACCGGGCTCTCCGGCACCCGCCACATCAGGCCGAACACGGCGATGGAGGGGATCACGCCGGCCCACAGCATGATGCGCCACGCCCACTCGGGCCGGTCGCTGATCATCGGATAGCCGAGCTGATACACCAGCGACGACAGCAGGAAGCCGAACGAGTAACCGCCCTGCAGGATCCCCGAGGCGATGCCGCGATGCCTCGCCGGCCACTGCTCGAGCGCCAGCGGCATGCCCGCCGCCCACATGCCGCCCATGCCGATGCCAAACAGCCCGCGGAACGCGAACAGCATCACGTAGCTGGTTGACAGGCCGCTGAGGAATGCAAACGCCGTGTACCACCCGATCGAGAAGAGGATGGGCCCCTTGCGTCCGTAGCGATCCGCCAGCGTGCCGGCGCCAATGCCGCCGAACACCCGAAACAGCAAGGTCACGGTGCCGAGCAGGCCGGCCAGGGCGCGGTTGACCTCGAAGCTCCGCTGGATGTCGATCAGGACGAAGGTCAGGATGGTGAAATCGAAGGCGTCGAGCGTCCACGCCGCGAAGGTGGTGAGAAACGTCTTCCACTGCTGGCGGCTGACCTCGCGATACCACGGCTGCGACATGGCCAATAGCATACGAGTAGAATGCGCGGATGATTCGCTTGATTACGTCTCTGTTTGTCGCCGTGTTCCTGCTTGACGCCGCCCCGTCGATCGCGCTCGCGCAAGCGGCCGACGGTCCGGTCTACGTGGCGTACTTCTGGCGCGCGAAGCCCGGACAGGCCGACGCCTACAACGACTACATCAAGGGCACGGCCGAGAAGATCGACGAGGACGCGCGCAAGGCCGGCGTGTTCGAAGAGGTGGTGACCGTGACGCCGTCGCAGATGGGCACCTCGGTCACCATTGCCGACTGGACGCACCTGCGCATTTTCAAGCTGAAGAACCGGGCCGCCGCCGAGGCGCTCGGCAAGGGCCTCGACGAGGCGACCCTGCGCGTCGTCCCCGATGACGCCCAGCGCAAGCGCAACAGCGAGCGCTCGGCGTCCCTGCGCGACTTCGTTCGCCAGGAAGTCTGGACGGCGCTGCGATGAAGCGCCTGCTCACGGTCGTCCTCGCAATGTCGGCGACGCTGCTGTCGGCGCAGGCGCCGCGCACGCATCGCCTCGAGGCGACACCCGCGACCGTGGCCTACGGCCACTACTGGTCCGAGACCAAACCGGTCCTGACCATCGCCTCGGGCGACATCATCGACGTGGACACGCTGCTGACCTCGGTGCCGGACCGGCTCGAGAAGGCGGGCGTCCCCGCCGCCGGCGTGCAGGCCTCGCTGCGCGCGATTGTCGAGAACGTCAAGGACCGCGGCCCGGGCGGCCACATCCTCACCGGCCCGGTCTTCGTGACCGGCGCCGGGCCGGGTGACGCGCTCGAGGTCAAGGTGCTGTCGATCGACCTGCCGATCGCCTACGGCTACAACGGCTGCGCCGGCTTCATCCGCGACAACTGCGCGCCGGGGCGCGGGCCGACGATCATCCAGATGGATCGCAAGAACATGACGGCGACGTTCCTGCCGGGCATCGTGATTCCGCTGAGGCCCTTCTTCGGCAGCATGGGCGTGGCGCCGCCGCCCGCGCAGGGCCGCGTCAGCAGCAACCCTCCGGGGATCCACGCCGGCAACCTCGACAACAAGGAACTGGTCGCCGGCACCACGCTGTGGATTCCCGTGCACGTGCCCGGCGCGCTCTTCGAGATCGGCGACGGCCACGCCGCCCAGGGCGACGGCGAAGTGGATCAGACGGCCATCGAAACCTCGCTACGCGGCAAAGTGCAGCTGACCGTCCGCAAGGGGATGACGCTGGCCTGGCCGCGGGCGGAGACCAGCACCCACTTCATCAGCATGGGCACCGACGTGGACCTGACCGCCGCCACGCGCATCGCCATCCAGGAGATGGTGGACTTTCTCGCCGCCACGAAGAAGATGGACAAGCATCAGGCCTACCAACTGACGAGCCTGGCCGGCGACGTCGCCATCACCCAACTGGTCGATGGAACGATGGGCGTCCACGTCAAGATGCCGAAGAGCATTTTCAAGTAAGGTTCAGCACATGCGATCTCCATTCATGCCCTTTGTGCTCGCCGCAATCGTCTCGCTGTTGATCGGCGTGGGCGTGGCGATGGAGCCTTACTTCGCCGGCGATGTGCGCGTCGCGCGCGCGCTGCAATCGGCGACGCCGGAGCCGGGGTGGTGGGCCACGCCCATCAGCCGCCTGGCGCCGGCGCCGGCGAAGTACTACGTCATGGCAATCGCCGCGATCCTGGCCTTTGCGCTCGCCGGGGTGCGGGGCCTGCTGCTGGCCGTGGCCTTCATCGCGCTCGAGCAGTACGGGGCCGAGTCAACCAAGGCCTGGTTCGGACGGCCGCGTCCCTCCCGCGACCTGATTGCCGTGGTCGGCACGCCGAGCGGATTCACCTTCCCTTCCACGACCATCACCTTCTTCTCGGTGACCTTCGGCCTGGTGGCGGTGATCGCCGCGCGCGTGCGCAGGAAGACGCCGCTCGCCATCGGCGCGCTCGCCGCCGGATCGGTAATGCTGCTCCTGGGCTGCCTGGCGCGGGTCGCGCTCGGCGTGCACTGGCCCAGCGACGTGGCGCTCACCGCCATTGTCTGCCTGTCCTGGATCTGGGCGGCCTCCCGCCTCGTTCTCAAGCGGGCCTGAGGCCGTGATAGCCGCCCGGGCGCTGATCGCGGCGCTCTGCCTGATGTTCGCGCGCGAGGCGCAGGCGCACGCGGCGCCGTTCAGCTACCTCGACCTCCACCTGGATGCCAGCGGCGTCACCGGCACGCTGGTCGTGCACGATCTGGACGCCGCGCACGATCTCGAGGTGGCGTCGGCCGACTCGCTGCTCGAACTCGGCGTCGCGAGCCGCTATCGGGACGCGCTGGTGGCGCTGCTCGGCCCACGCCTGAACCTGGAGTTCGATGGCCGGCCCGTCACCATCAGGTGGGGCGGCCTCGATGTCGTGCCGGATCGGCAGAGCCTGCGGCTGGCCTTCACGGTGAGCGGCGGCCGGCCGGCGCGCGTCACCATTCGCGCCTATGTGTTCCCGTACGACCCGATTCACCAGACCTTCGTCAACGTCTACGAAGACACCGCGCTCACCCACCAGGCCATCCTCGATGCCACGCGGCAATCGGCGGACTACTACTCGGGCACGGCGCAGGGCCGCCTCGCAGTAATCAGGACGTTCGTGCTGTCGGGCATCCAGCACATCCTGATTGGCCCGGACCACATCCTCTTCCTCGTCGGCCTGCTGTTGCTCGGCGGCACGTTCAAGCGGCTGGCCTTGATCGTCACGGCCTTCACGATTGGCCACAGCATCACGCTGTCGCTGGCGGCGCTCAACCTGGTGTCGCCGCCATCCCAGTTCGTGGAGCCGCTGATCGCGTTGACGATTGTCGTGGTGGGCGCCGACAACCTGCTGGTGCTGCGCCCATTCGACTCGGCGTCCTCTTCAGGACGCCTTGCTCAGGGCAAGCGGCTGGGGCCACAGGAGGCCACCGACATTCGCGCCTGGCTGGCGGCCGGGTTCGGCCTGATTCACGGTTTCGGGTTCGCCTACGTGTTGAAGGAGTTCGGCCTGCCGCAAGCGGCCCTCGGCTGGTCGCTGTTTGCGTTCAACCTCGGCGTCGAGGCCGGCCAGCTGCTGATCGTCGGCGTCGTGGCGACGGTGCTGCTCCTGGTGCGCCGGCACAGCGCCGCGGCCGCGCGCCGGGTGGCCATGGCCGGATCGATCGGGGTTATTCTTGCCGGGCTGTATTGGTTCGTGGAACGGGTATTCCTGACGGGAG
This sequence is a window from Vicinamibacterales bacterium. Protein-coding genes within it:
- a CDS encoding phosphatase PAP2 family protein, which gives rise to MRSPFMPFVLAAIVSLLIGVGVAMEPYFAGDVRVARALQSATPEPGWWATPISRLAPAPAKYYVMAIAAILAFALAGVRGLLLAVAFIALEQYGAESTKAWFGRPRPSRDLIAVVGTPSGFTFPSTTITFFSVTFGLVAVIAARVRRKTPLAIGALAAGSVMLLLGCLARVALGVHWPSDVALTAIVCLSWIWAASRLVLKRA
- a CDS encoding MFS transporter: MSQPWYREVSRQQWKTFLTTFAAWTLDAFDFTILTFVLIDIQRSFEVNRALAGLLGTVTLLFRVFGGIGAGTLADRYGRKGPILFSIGWYTAFAFLSGLSTSYVMLFAFRGLFGIGMGGMWAAGMPLALEQWPARHRGIASGILQGGYSFGFLLSSLVYQLGYPMISDRPEWAWRIMLWAGVIPSIAVFGLMWRVPESPVWVERRRQMKEQGQATRSSLARLFDKDVRWATIHTSLLMGGFVSMYQSTTFWYPTLLGVLKQQPLAFLLLLNAGGLIGSVALGALSEKWGGRRGAATLGVVLGLLAAPMFLFASSAWALLLGAWLIGFFASGAWGIVPGYLSERFPTEARGVGTGFTYHVGVGIGSFAPYLIGALQDGGTDLRTAMLTCILSAGVVVVVLLWLGPETRGRKLE
- a CDS encoding pyridoxal-phosphate dependent enzyme, producing MPKKLYNNILETIGDTPMVRLNRIPKGIVAADVYAKIETVNPGNSIKDRMAVKMIEDAEKAGKLKPGGTIIEGTSGNTGMGLAIAAVIKGYKCVFTTTDKQSKEKVDALRAFGAEVIVCPTDVDPEDPRSYYSVSSRLERDTPNSWKANQYDNPSNAQAHYEQTGPEIWDQTGGEIDHLVVGVGTGGTICGTARFLKEQKPSVKAWGIDTYGSVFKKYKETGVFDKNEIYPYITEGIGEDFLPKNVDFSLIDHFEKVTDRDAAIMTGRIAREEGIFAGNSAGSAMAGLLQLADRFKPGETVVVIFHDHGTRYLGKMYNPDWMREKGFIDRKGLTARDLVANRQKAPLTTVDRNDTVEKAAHILTEHAYSQLPVTADGRLVGSVNEGYLYSAIVKNPDVLHGRVETIMQPAIPFADISTSVDALAAMLTPESPAVLVRDFKLDATYIITRWDIIKALA
- a CDS encoding HupE/UreJ family protein encodes the protein MIAARALIAALCLMFAREAQAHAAPFSYLDLHLDASGVTGTLVVHDLDAAHDLEVASADSLLELGVASRYRDALVALLGPRLNLEFDGRPVTIRWGGLDVVPDRQSLRLAFTVSGGRPARVTIRAYVFPYDPIHQTFVNVYEDTALTHQAILDATRQSADYYSGTAQGRLAVIRTFVLSGIQHILIGPDHILFLVGLLLLGGTFKRLALIVTAFTIGHSITLSLAALNLVSPPSQFVEPLIALTIVVVGADNLLVLRPFDSASSSGRLAQGKRLGPQEATDIRAWLAAGFGLIHGFGFAYVLKEFGLPQAALGWSLFAFNLGVEAGQLLIVGVVATVLLLVRRHSAAAARRVAMAGSIGVILAGLYWFVERVFLTGGA
- a CDS encoding acetamidase/formamidase family protein; the encoded protein is MKRLLTVVLAMSATLLSAQAPRTHRLEATPATVAYGHYWSETKPVLTIASGDIIDVDTLLTSVPDRLEKAGVPAAGVQASLRAIVENVKDRGPGGHILTGPVFVTGAGPGDALEVKVLSIDLPIAYGYNGCAGFIRDNCAPGRGPTIIQMDRKNMTATFLPGIVIPLRPFFGSMGVAPPPAQGRVSSNPPGIHAGNLDNKELVAGTTLWIPVHVPGALFEIGDGHAAQGDGEVDQTAIETSLRGKVQLTVRKGMTLAWPRAETSTHFISMGTDVDLTAATRIAIQEMVDFLAATKKMDKHQAYQLTSLAGDVAITQLVDGTMGVHVKMPKSIFK